ACATATGGGTATGGGTGTAGCCGCTGCCGGCGCTTTAGGTGTAGCAGCACCTAGCTTTGCAGGCAAAAAGCCACCGCCACCACCGTCAGGTAATGTAGGCGTTGCTATTATCGGCGGCGGTTTAGCCGGTTTGCGCTGCGCCCATAGATTGCAGCAGTACGGCATAAGCTCAAAAATTTATGAAGCCAATACCCGCATAGGTGGCCGCTGCTTTACTACCCGTGGATTTTTCGACGACGGCATGAATGTTGAACGCGGTGGTGAGCTAATTTCTACCGAGCACAGCAATATACGCAACCTAGTTAATCAACTAGGCCTAAGCCTAGAAGATGTAGGTGGTGGCGCCCTGCCCGGCGGTGAAGAGCTTTACCGTGTTAACAACCAGTTCTATACCGAAGCCCAGTTAAGCAGCGACTGGAACTCTATACACACTATTTTTGGCAACACCGAAAGTGCCGCCCCTTGGCAGCCCACCTATGACAATCACAATGCTGAGCATGTACGCTTAGATTATACAGACGTAAATACTTGGTTAGATGACGTAGGCATAGGCGCCAGCAGCAACTTTGGCCAACTGATGCAAGCCGATGTTATTTCGGAATACGGCCTAGCTCCCGAAGAACAAACCTGCTTGAACTTGGTTTATTTAATGGCATGGAATTCCATTAATAATCCCTTACCGATAGCGGGTACCGACGAACGCTACCACATAGCTGGCGGTAATGACTCCTTGGTATACGCCATGTCTGACGATTTACCAGTAGACACCATAGTCACTGGCAAAGCTTTAACCGCTATTACCGGCAATGCGCAAGGCCCTTATACCTGCACCTTTAACGACGGTAGCACCACCACCGCCGATAAGCTGGTATTGGCTCTGCCTTTTACCAAGCTGCGCGAAGTCAGTATTGCCCCGGCAATATGGAACACCTTCTCCAGCGCCAAGCAGCAAGCGATTAATGAAATGAGCATAGGCGCTAACGGTAAGATACATATACAAACCGATTCACGCCCATGGGATGCAGTACGTAACATTGACGGCCACAACATACAAATGAATGGCGTTAGCTATTCCGGTGGCGATGGCTTTGTTACGGTATGGGATACTCAAGTTGGCAGTGGCACAACCGGCAGCGTCATGTGTGATTACTTAGGGGGCCATCAAGGCCGAAACCTTAGTGGTAACCAGCCTTTTGGCAACGCCAGTAACCCCAACGTCAATAACTTCCTAAGCCAAATCGAGCCGGTATTCCCTGGCACTACCGCCGCCTACGACAATAAAGCCCTAAAATCTAAGTGGACGGTAAACCCTTGGTCTAAAGGTAGTTACTCTACCCCAGGCCTAGGCCAGTTCACCAGATTTTGGGGTGCGCAGTGGGAGAAAGAAACCACTAATAACGTACATTTCTGCGGCGAGCATACGTCAGTAGAATACTGGGGCTTCTTGCAAGGTGCCGTAGAAACCGGCGAACGCGCAGCCACGGAAATTTTCCAAAGCTAAGCTAGCCATTCAAGCTA
Above is a window of Dasania marina DSM 21967 DNA encoding:
- a CDS encoding flavin monoamine oxidase family protein, with the translated sequence MGRKSRRSNNPIAGLIKRLQWAQHTSKKTGIPTDELLDQLKEQEKIQYAQRTERRDFVKHMGMGVAAAGALGVAAPSFAGKKPPPPPSGNVGVAIIGGGLAGLRCAHRLQQYGISSKIYEANTRIGGRCFTTRGFFDDGMNVERGGELISTEHSNIRNLVNQLGLSLEDVGGGALPGGEELYRVNNQFYTEAQLSSDWNSIHTIFGNTESAAPWQPTYDNHNAEHVRLDYTDVNTWLDDVGIGASSNFGQLMQADVISEYGLAPEEQTCLNLVYLMAWNSINNPLPIAGTDERYHIAGGNDSLVYAMSDDLPVDTIVTGKALTAITGNAQGPYTCTFNDGSTTTADKLVLALPFTKLREVSIAPAIWNTFSSAKQQAINEMSIGANGKIHIQTDSRPWDAVRNIDGHNIQMNGVSYSGGDGFVTVWDTQVGSGTTGSVMCDYLGGHQGRNLSGNQPFGNASNPNVNNFLSQIEPVFPGTTAAYDNKALKSKWTVNPWSKGSYSTPGLGQFTRFWGAQWEKETTNNVHFCGEHTSVEYWGFLQGAVETGERAATEIFQS